A stretch of Electrophorus electricus isolate fEleEle1 chromosome 3, fEleEle1.pri, whole genome shotgun sequence DNA encodes these proteins:
- the sp7 gene encoding transcription factor Sp7, with the protein MAASVLEEEARYGSSPLAMLTATCNKFGSTSPVRDTATPGKAGSTAPVKKPYGMTSDLQVPKTGRGSEGMVDSYSSSFGVGGGLLTPTGSPPPPAGAYGSEYSPFSSFQTSTASQDPSLLVTKAHATADCLTSVYTSLDVTHPYGSWYKAGIHPGITAAPANATSSWWDVHPGSNWLSSGQAQPDSLQASLQPVAPQASLSPPMPSYSSDFTPLNPAPYPSVGLSTSSHLLQSSQHMLPQDMYKPKPVASSGLIESPMGLKPARGSGAYTGGSATSRSSCDCPNCQELERLGASAASLRKKPVHSCHIPGCGKVYGKASHLKAHLRWHTGERPFVCNWLFCGKRFTRSDELERHVRTHTREKKFTCLLCNKRFTRSDHLSKHQKTHSEGSLQGKAGGTEGESEPRGPEESAEPSDGTPASTGSVMQDHTANGEEKNAAGNVVENSSGLLEI; encoded by the exons ATGGCCGCGTCGGTTTTGGAG GAAGAAGCACGTTATGGCTCAAGTCCTTTGGCAATGCTGACCGCCACCTGCAACAAGTTTGGCAGCACCAGTCCAGTCCGTGACACAGCCACGCCTGGCAAAGCAGGAAGCACAGCGCCTGTCAAGAAGCCCTACggaatgacctctgacctgcaggTGCCTAAGACTGGGCGAGGCAGCGAAGGCATGGTGGACTCTTACAGCAGCTCGTTTGGTGTGGGGGGTGGTCTGCTCACACCCACCGGcagcccccctccccctgctgggGCATACGGCTCTGAATACAGCCCCTTCTCCTCCTTCCAGACATCCACAGCTTCCCAGGACCCTTCCCTCCTGGTGACCAAGGCCCACGCCACAGCCGACTGCCTAACCAGCGTTTACACCTCGTTGGATGTGACCCACCCGTATGGCTCCTGGTACAAGGCAGGCATCCACCCTGGCATCACCGCTGCGCCTGCCAACGCCACATCCTCCTGGTGGGATGTCCACCCCGGTTCTAACTGGCTGAGCAGTGGCCAGGCCCAGCCCGACAGTTTACAGGCCTCGCTGCAGCCCGTGGCTCCTCAGGCCTCCCTCAGCCCCCCCATGCCCAGCTACAGCTCTGACTTCACACCCCTCAACCCAGCACCGTACCCCTCTGTGGGCCTCAGCACCTCCTCGCACCTCCTGCAGTCCTCGCAGCACATGCTTCCGCAGGACATGTACAAGCCCAAGCCGGTAGCCAGCAGCGGCCTCATCGAGAGTCCCATGGGCCTAAAACCAGCCCGGGGCTCCGGGGCCTACACGGGTGGCTCAGCCACCAGCAGGTCCTCCTGTGACTGCCCCAACTGTCAGGAGCTGGAGCGGCTGGGCGCCTCAGCCGCCTCCCTGCGCAAGAAGCCTGTGCACAGCTGCCACATCCCGGGCTGCGGCAAGGTCTACGGCAAGGCCTCTCACCTGAAGGCCCACCTCCGCTGGCACACAGGCGAGCGGCCCTTCGTCTGCAACTGGCTCTTCTGCGGCAAGCGCTTCACGCGCTCCGATGAGCTGGAGCGCCATGtgcgcacccacacacgtgAGAAGAAATTCACATGCCTGCTGTGCAACAAGCGCTTCACACGCAGCGACCACCTCAGCAAGCACCAGAAGACCCACTCAGAGGGCAGCCTGCAGGGCAAGGCCGGAGGAACGGAGGGCGAGTCGGAGCCTCGGGGTCCAGAGGAATCTGCGGAGCCCAGTGACGGCACCCCAGCCAGCACTGGGAGTGTCATGCAGGACCACACGGCTAATGGGGAGGAGAAGAATGCCGCAGGGAACGTGGTGGAGAACAGCAGCGGTCTGCTGGAGATATAA